Within bacterium, the genomic segment GGAGTCGCCGAGCGATCAAACACCTCCGGATCGTTCGTAAAAAACGTACGCCGCCACGCGGCATGCCAGTCGAGAATTTTGATCAGCGATTCTTGCAAGGCTTCGGCGTTTTCCGCCTTGGGCCCGAGAAAATTATCGTGCAGTATGGACATGAAAAACCCCTCAAGCACGTGAAAAAAAGAGAACTGTATTAAAACAAACTAATTCATATGACATCCGCAACCCGCGCCGCATCCGCCGCCCATCATGGGCATACTTTCGCCGGAGCTTTTGCAGTCGGCGGCAAAAACGGAAAGTTTGCGGTTGGCTTCATGGGCACGGCATTTGGGACACTCGACTTCCGATGCGTCAAACGTGCTGGAATGGAAAAGTTCAGAAAAATCCGTACCGCATTTTTTGCAGGTAAATTCATAGATCGGCATACACGATATTCCTTAGATGATGTTAACAATGAATAATGTTAGGGTTTGTCGGGCAAAATATCAACGGGGGCATCTTCGGTGATGACTTTATCTAATTTTTCCAGTAACGCAACATGCGGATGCCCATATTCGTGCGCCAGCTCGATGTTGGGTTTCAGATTCCATCCGGGCGAGCGCACACCGGATCGGATCAGCTTTAATATCTCATCATAACAAGCATCGCCATATTGATTGTAGAAATTGGCAAACCGGTAAAACCAAAGTTCGAGATAAATTTGTTTTTCATCATGTGTTGGGAATAGGAACGCTTCATAAATTTTAGTTTCTGCGTTAGGAAATTCACGCTTCCAAATTAACAATTGAGCGAAATTTCCAAAAATGATTGGGTTTATTGTTCCAAGATTTATGGCTTTAGAATAACATATTGCGGCTTCGTTATCATTTTGTCGTATAGTGTGGAGGAATATACCGTAATTTCCATAATTATCAGGGTTTTCGGGATCAAGCTCTATCGCCTTTTTGTAATATTTTTCAGCGGCTTTATAATCTTTTTTTATTCGATTTAGGAAATTAGCGTAATTACCATTGATGTAAAAATGATTTTGGTTTTTGCTTAAAGCTTTTTTATAAAAATTTTCAGCTTTATTGTAATCCTTAAGAAAATCTGTTAAGAAAACTGCATAACAAGCATATAAATCTATGCTATCAGGAAATTCGTTAAGACCTTTTTTGTATATATTGTCTTTTTTATTCAAGTCTTCCTCGGTCTGTACTTCAAGCTCGACGCTCCACCACGTTCGGGGTGATTTTTCGTTTGCAAGCTCTATCGCTCTTGCAGTTTCGGAGGCAGGATTTTCTTTGTTGAGCTTTTCGATTTGTTCGCGGTATTTTTTTACGCGTTGTTCGGCTACATTTAAGATTTCTTGATCCTTTAATGGATATTCCATTTCTTCATTCAGGGCGATCATCATTTCATCAAAACCATCAATGGGAATAAGAAAACCTTTTTGATTGGTTAGCAATTTTTGTATGCGTTCGTTAGGTTTACCATCTGCATTCCTGTAACACCAAAACATACCATTGGAGAGGGTTTCGAGTTTCTCAAGATATTCCATCAGGCTACCGTCATTAC encodes:
- a CDS encoding zinc ribbon domain-containing protein; its protein translation is MPIYEFTCKKCGTDFSELFHSSTFDASEVECPKCRAHEANRKLSVFAADCKSSGESMPMMGGGCGAGCGCHMN
- a CDS encoding tetratricopeptide repeat protein codes for the protein MDQPEEIELQTFIKQFHRDRVSVRKYCFILGAGASKQSGIPTGGELAKIWLDGIKNLYRSQYDQWKNEKNIDEQNPAIHYSAIYDKRFKLNPEEGFAQLVQIMDGKEPSIGYSVLAQLLTDPFHNVVITTNFDSMTEDALFIYTRRKPLVCGHESLASFINITSNRPVIAKIHRDLLFAPKSNSDETSQLAKGWIDALTQIFRYYTPVFIGYGGNDGSLMEYLEKLETLSNGMFWCYRNADGKPNERIQKLLTNQKGFLIPIDGFDEMMIALNEEMEYPLKDQEILNVAEQRVKKYREQIEKLNKENPASETARAIELANEKSPRTWWSVELEVQTEEDLNKKDNIYKKGLNEFPDSIDLYACYAVFLTDFLKDYNKAENFYKKALSKNQNHFYINGNYANFLNRIKKDYKAAEKYYKKAIELDPENPDNYGNYGIFLHTIRQNDNEAAICYSKAINLGTINPIIFGNFAQLLIWKREFPNAETKIYEAFLFPTHDEKQIYLELWFYRFANFYNQYGDACYDEILKLIRSGVRSPGWNLKPNIELAHEYGHPHVALLEKLDKVITEDAPVDILPDKP